A region from the Pseudomonas sp. KU26590 genome encodes:
- a CDS encoding SDR family oxidoreductase, with the protein MRLSETRVVLTGASGGIGMAIAQALCSHGAEVLAVCRHQEPLLPLQQQYPHLLHWVKADLTSAEGRQHVLMTAQAMEGVNLLINAAGVNHFAMLEQLPGHEIDSMLDINLNAPIQLTGLLLPLLRQASRAMVVNVGSTYGSIGYAGYATYCASKFALRGFSEALRRELADTRVGVLYVAPRATRTTMNSPAARALNSALKTAEDDPQTVAAAVVRAIVGNQRELYMGWPEQFFVRLNSLLPAVVDRGLRKHLPLIRRLSSAPLEKSTKP; encoded by the coding sequence ATGCGTCTGTCTGAAACCCGCGTCGTCCTGACCGGTGCCAGTGGCGGCATCGGCATGGCCATCGCCCAGGCGCTGTGCAGCCATGGCGCCGAAGTGCTCGCCGTCTGCCGGCATCAGGAGCCGCTGTTGCCATTGCAACAGCAGTATCCGCACCTGTTGCACTGGGTAAAGGCCGATCTGACCAGCGCCGAAGGTCGTCAGCACGTGCTGATGACGGCGCAGGCGATGGAAGGGGTCAACCTGCTGATCAACGCCGCCGGCGTCAATCATTTCGCCATGCTGGAACAGCTGCCGGGGCACGAGATCGATTCGATGCTCGACATCAACCTGAACGCGCCGATTCAGCTCACCGGCCTGCTGTTGCCGCTGCTGCGCCAGGCCAGCCGCGCCATGGTGGTCAACGTCGGCTCTACCTACGGCTCGATCGGCTACGCCGGTTACGCCACGTACTGCGCGAGCAAGTTTGCCCTGCGCGGGTTTTCCGAAGCCTTGCGCCGTGAGCTGGCGGATACGCGGGTCGGCGTGTTGTACGTCGCCCCGCGCGCCACCCGCACGACGATGAACAGTCCCGCAGCGCGCGCCCTCAACTCTGCCCTGAAGACCGCCGAGGACGATCCGCAGACGGTCGCCGCAGCCGTTGTCCGTGCCATTGTCGGTAATCAGCGCGAGCTGTACATGGGCTGGCCTGAACAGTTCTTCGTACGCCTCAACAGTCTGCTGCCTGCCGTGGTGGACCGTGGGCTGCGCAAACACTTGCCCCTCATTCGCCGACTCAGCAGCGCCCCCCTCGAAAAGAGCACCAAGCCATGA
- a CDS encoding TenA family transcriptional regulator, protein MSFFESLQDATRTERETLFNLPVIHQALHGEVSLDSYRAFLTQAYYHVRHTVPLMMACGARLPSRLEWLRGAVCEYIEDEYGHEQWILNDVRACGGDADAVRDGTPGLPIELMVAYLYDVIARGNPVGLFGMVNVLEGTSIALATHAAGSIQQRLGLPATAFRYLSSHGSLDVGHMETYRKLMDRLEDPEDQAAVIKASKVVYGLYTDMFRQLPVAQAAPVKELAHASV, encoded by the coding sequence ATGAGTTTTTTCGAATCCCTGCAAGACGCCACCCGCACCGAGCGCGAGACCTTGTTCAATCTGCCCGTCATCCATCAGGCGCTGCACGGTGAAGTCTCGCTGGACAGCTATCGCGCCTTCCTGACTCAGGCGTATTACCACGTGCGCCATACCGTGCCGTTGATGATGGCCTGTGGCGCGCGGCTGCCTTCGCGGCTGGAATGGCTGCGTGGCGCGGTGTGCGAGTACATCGAAGACGAATACGGCCACGAGCAGTGGATCCTCAACGACGTGCGCGCCTGCGGTGGCGATGCCGATGCCGTGCGCGACGGTACGCCTGGCCTGCCTATCGAGCTCATGGTCGCCTACCTCTACGATGTCATCGCGCGGGGCAACCCGGTGGGACTGTTCGGCATGGTCAATGTGCTGGAAGGCACCAGCATTGCGCTGGCGACCCATGCGGCGGGCAGCATTCAGCAGCGCCTGGGGCTGCCGGCCACGGCCTTCCGCTACCTGAGTTCCCACGGCAGCCTCGATGTCGGCCACATGGAGACCTATCGCAAACTGATGGACCGTCTTGAAGACCCGGAGGATCAGGCGGCCGTGATCAAGGCCTCGAAAGTGGTGTACGGCCTGTACACCGACATGTTTCGTCAGTTGCCCGTCGCTCAGGCCGCACCGGTGAAGGAGCTCGCCCATGCGTCTGTCTGA
- a CDS encoding AMP-binding protein: MSPELTGLRQRITDLAAKQPDACALWGDDLKLSYAELDAEINLRQERLKDLDARVVALALENGPDLLIWDLAILFAGLACVTLPPFFSPAQRLHCLEQSQADVVIADDDYASELAISAFRHEEGFWLRTNPQPSPLPVGTAKLTFTSGTTGTPKGVCLDAASVLAVAMELQRASESRQPAHHLSLLPLAILLENVGCYAALYAGAMLSLPSQRALGIQGASGVELPRLLSTLAVRQPHSMILVPQLLLLLVSACEMGAFNPAALRFIAVGGAKVSHELLLRAETLGIPVYEGYGLSECASVVALNRPDANHPGSVGKPLPHVQIRLAEDGEVLIGGSRMLGYLGDAEPTPQWWPSGDLGAFDANGYLYIHGRKKHQFVTSYGRNVNPEWVEAELTQRGLIAQAFVYGEALPRNHALLWPLRPDATDSHLHSAVEQANQALPDYARVHTWTRLDQPFTTVNGMATANGRPRRDAILANYRHLFTEPTRAKDLQS, from the coding sequence ATGTCGCCTGAACTGACCGGCTTGCGCCAGCGCATCACCGATCTCGCCGCCAAGCAGCCCGATGCGTGCGCGCTGTGGGGCGATGACTTGAAACTGAGTTATGCCGAGCTGGATGCAGAAATCAATCTGCGTCAGGAGAGGCTCAAGGACCTGGACGCCAGGGTCGTGGCCCTCGCCCTGGAGAATGGCCCGGACCTGCTGATCTGGGACCTGGCGATTCTGTTCGCAGGCCTGGCCTGTGTGACGCTGCCGCCGTTCTTCAGCCCAGCGCAGCGGCTTCACTGCCTGGAGCAGAGCCAGGCTGACGTGGTCATTGCCGACGACGACTACGCCAGTGAACTGGCCATTTCGGCGTTCCGTCATGAAGAGGGATTCTGGCTGCGGACAAACCCTCAGCCGTCGCCCCTGCCCGTCGGCACGGCAAAGCTCACCTTTACGTCTGGCACGACCGGCACCCCCAAAGGCGTCTGCCTGGATGCTGCAAGCGTACTGGCGGTGGCCATGGAGCTGCAGCGCGCCAGCGAATCTCGTCAGCCCGCCCACCACCTTTCACTCTTGCCTCTGGCGATCCTGCTGGAAAACGTCGGCTGCTACGCCGCGCTTTATGCCGGGGCCATGCTGAGTCTCCCGAGTCAGCGAGCCTTGGGGATTCAAGGCGCCAGCGGCGTGGAGTTACCGCGTCTGCTGTCAACCTTGGCGGTGCGCCAGCCCCACAGCATGATCCTCGTGCCGCAGCTGTTGTTGCTGCTGGTCAGCGCGTGCGAGATGGGCGCTTTCAACCCGGCAGCGCTGCGTTTCATCGCGGTGGGCGGCGCCAAAGTCAGCCATGAACTGTTGCTGCGCGCCGAAACCCTTGGCATTCCGGTGTACGAAGGCTACGGCCTGTCCGAGTGCGCGTCGGTCGTCGCCCTCAACCGCCCCGACGCCAATCATCCCGGCAGCGTTGGCAAACCGCTGCCCCATGTGCAGATACGCCTGGCCGAGGACGGTGAAGTCCTGATTGGCGGGTCGCGGATGCTGGGCTATCTCGGCGACGCGGAACCCACACCGCAGTGGTGGCCGAGCGGTGATCTCGGCGCGTTTGACGCCAACGGCTACCTATATATTCACGGCCGCAAGAAGCATCAGTTCGTGACCAGTTACGGTCGCAACGTCAACCCTGAGTGGGTCGAGGCCGAACTGACCCAGCGCGGTCTGATCGCTCAGGCATTCGTCTACGGCGAAGCCCTGCCGCGCAACCATGCGCTGCTGTGGCCACTGCGCCCGGACGCCACCGACTCGCACCTGCACAGCGCTGTCGAGCAGGCCAATCAGGCGCTGCCGGACTACGCACGCGTCCACACCTGGACCCGTCTCGATCAGCCTTTCACCACCGTCAACGGCATGGCCACCGCCAACGGCCGACCCCGGCGCGACGCCATCCTGGCGAATTACCGACATCTGTTCACTGAGCCCACGCGAGCAAAGGACCTTCAATCATGA
- a CDS encoding thermostable hemolysin, translating to MQGLDWNNRLPQHSMPSSALPLDFLPMGFGTAQSPPLSLNRALPQEPLRDAYEAFIQQRFRQAHNAEIRSFMPELFGLHDTTDTLCAVAGVRVATSGTLFLERYLDQPVEHMIEASAGRPADRQGIVEVGNLAASNLGSARLSIITVTWLLAMGGLEWVAFTGNAGLVNSFNRLGLRPVTLCAADPMRLGEDRHAWGHYYDTQPNVHVGDIRAGFLHLSSCGVFERFGLPLTLEDSCHVA from the coding sequence ATGCAGGGTCTGGACTGGAATAACCGATTACCACAGCACTCAATGCCGTCCAGTGCGCTGCCTCTGGATTTCCTGCCTATGGGATTCGGCACTGCGCAATCACCGCCCCTCTCGCTTAATCGCGCGCTGCCTCAGGAGCCACTGCGCGATGCCTACGAGGCCTTTATCCAGCAACGCTTTCGCCAGGCCCACAACGCCGAGATCCGCAGCTTCATGCCGGAGCTGTTTGGACTCCACGACACCACAGACACGCTCTGCGCCGTGGCCGGCGTGCGGGTGGCGACCTCCGGCACGCTGTTCCTGGAGCGCTACCTCGACCAGCCCGTCGAGCACATGATCGAAGCCAGTGCCGGCAGGCCAGCGGACCGTCAGGGCATCGTTGAAGTGGGCAACCTCGCCGCCAGCAACCTGGGCAGCGCGCGGCTGAGCATCATCACCGTGACCTGGCTGCTCGCCATGGGCGGCCTGGAATGGGTCGCTTTCACGGGCAACGCCGGGCTGGTCAACAGCTTCAATCGCCTCGGGCTGCGCCCCGTCACCCTCTGTGCTGCCGACCCTATGCGTCTGGGCGAGGACCGCCACGCATGGGGTCATTACTACGACACGCAACCGAACGTGCACGTCGGCGATATCCGCGCAGGCTTTCTGCATTTGAGCAGCTGTGGCGTGTTTGAACGCTTCGGGCTGCCCCTGACACTGGAGGACAGCTGCCATGTCGCCTGA
- a CDS encoding cytochrome b, producing the protein MNSTPHRYARLSMSLHWLMLALFVGVYACIELKGFAPRGSTLRSLLLGMHGMFGLSIFALVWLRLLGRLMYKAPPITPAPRTWQLGMAHLVHGLLYALMIATPVLAWLMLAAGGKPMPYFGFFLPAPLAVDPDLARQIKGWHEWAGNLGYWLIGVHAAAGLFHHYFVRDNTLRRMLPWSAEKR; encoded by the coding sequence ATGAATTCAACCCCACACCGGTACGCCAGATTGTCGATGTCCCTGCACTGGCTGATGCTGGCGTTGTTCGTCGGCGTTTACGCCTGTATCGAGCTGAAAGGCTTTGCGCCCCGGGGCAGTACGCTGCGCTCGCTGTTGTTAGGCATGCACGGCATGTTCGGTCTGTCGATATTTGCGCTGGTCTGGCTGCGTCTGCTGGGCAGGTTGATGTACAAAGCGCCACCTATCACGCCGGCCCCTCGTACCTGGCAGCTCGGGATGGCCCACCTTGTTCACGGGCTGTTGTACGCACTGATGATCGCGACACCGGTGCTGGCCTGGCTGATGCTGGCGGCGGGTGGCAAACCGATGCCGTACTTCGGCTTCTTCCTGCCCGCGCCCCTGGCCGTCGACCCTGATCTGGCCAGACAGATCAAAGGCTGGCACGAGTGGGCCGGCAACCTGGGCTATTGGTTGATCGGCGTACACGCCGCAGCGGGGCTCTTTCATCATTACTTTGTCCGCGACAACACCCTGCGCCGCATGCTGCCGTGGTCGGCTGAAAAGCGTTAA
- a CDS encoding ABC transporter ATP-binding protein, producing MKPADQPSLSVERLSIDVGGGASRRRVVDELSFALYPRRTLCIAGESGSGKSLSSLAIMGLLPKAASVPGGAILFDNRDLLSLPERDLQRLRGKRIGMIFQEPMTSLNPLLTVGQQLAETLRRHEALSRGEIRQRCRAMLDAVRMPQVDKRLTQYPHELSGGMRQRVMIAMAMLCQPEILIADEPTTALDVTIQAQILELMRELQQQFATSLLLITHDMGVVAEMADEVVVMNQGRMEERGSLHQVFTDAQAPYTRKLLAAVPVLGSAPPPDALTEQPVVLAVKDLSVRFPLRHGWFETPRTVHAVEGVSFELRQGETLGLVGESGCGKSTTGKALMNMLSYQGSVKLLGQELNGLQGDALQRVRRDVQMVFQDPYAALNPRKTVFDLVGEPLLIHDRMPEPQRRERVAQLLQQVDLPRDTLERYPHQFSGGQRQRICIARALALNPKVIIADESVSALDVSVQAQVLELLERLRAEHCLSYLFISHDMAVVERICHRVAVMYGGRIVEIGARDQVLHNPQHPYTRRLLAAVPVPEVGRRRDFKSLLKELDRPDPIKTKDFVAPVQRFSAVAADHWVAVE from the coding sequence GTGAAGCCAGCCGATCAGCCCAGTCTGTCGGTTGAGCGGCTGAGCATCGACGTCGGTGGTGGCGCGTCACGGCGGCGGGTGGTCGATGAGCTAAGTTTCGCCCTCTACCCGCGCCGCACGCTGTGCATCGCCGGTGAATCGGGCAGCGGCAAATCGCTGTCGTCCCTGGCGATCATGGGCTTGCTGCCCAAGGCGGCCAGTGTTCCCGGTGGCGCGATCCTGTTCGACAACCGCGACCTGCTGAGCCTGCCGGAACGGGACCTGCAACGCCTGCGCGGCAAGCGCATCGGCATGATTTTTCAGGAGCCAATGACGTCACTGAACCCGCTGCTGACCGTCGGCCAGCAACTGGCGGAAACCCTGCGCCGGCATGAGGCGTTGAGTCGCGGCGAGATTCGTCAGCGCTGCCGGGCCATGCTCGACGCCGTGCGCATGCCCCAGGTCGACAAGCGCCTGACCCAGTACCCCCACGAACTGTCCGGTGGCATGCGTCAGCGGGTGATGATCGCCATGGCGATGCTCTGCCAGCCGGAAATCCTCATCGCCGACGAGCCGACCACCGCGCTGGACGTGACGATTCAGGCGCAGATTCTTGAGCTGATGCGCGAGTTGCAGCAGCAGTTCGCGACCAGCCTTTTACTCATCACCCACGACATGGGCGTGGTCGCCGAGATGGCCGATGAAGTGGTGGTGATGAATCAGGGGCGCATGGAAGAGCGCGGTTCGTTGCATCAGGTCTTCACCGACGCCCAGGCGCCCTACACGCGCAAACTGCTGGCCGCCGTGCCGGTGCTGGGCAGCGCGCCGCCGCCTGACGCATTGACAGAACAGCCGGTGGTGCTCGCCGTTAAGGACCTCAGCGTGCGCTTCCCTTTGCGCCACGGCTGGTTCGAAACGCCGCGCACGGTGCATGCGGTCGAGGGCGTGAGTTTCGAACTGCGTCAAGGCGAAACCCTGGGGCTGGTCGGCGAAAGCGGCTGCGGTAAGTCCACCACCGGCAAGGCCTTGATGAACATGCTCAGCTATCAGGGCAGCGTCAAATTGCTGGGGCAGGAACTCAACGGTTTGCAGGGTGACGCGTTGCAGCGGGTGCGCCGTGACGTGCAGATGGTGTTTCAAGACCCGTACGCGGCGTTGAATCCGCGCAAAACCGTGTTCGATCTGGTGGGCGAGCCGTTGCTGATTCACGACAGGATGCCCGAGCCCCAACGGCGGGAGCGCGTGGCGCAACTGCTGCAACAGGTCGACCTGCCACGGGACACCCTGGAGCGCTATCCCCATCAGTTTTCCGGCGGGCAACGCCAACGGATCTGCATCGCCCGGGCGCTGGCACTGAATCCCAAAGTGATCATCGCGGATGAATCGGTCTCGGCGCTGGACGTCTCGGTGCAGGCCCAGGTGCTGGAACTGCTGGAACGGCTGCGCGCCGAGCATTGCCTGAGTTACCTGTTCATCTCCCACGACATGGCGGTGGTCGAGCGCATCTGTCATCGCGTGGCGGTGATGTATGGCGGCCGCATTGTCGAAATCGGCGCCCGTGATCAGGTCCTGCACAACCCGCAGCATCCCTATACCCGCCGCCTGCTCGCCGCAGTGCCGGTGCCCGAAGTGGGCCGGCGCCGGGATTTCAAGAGCCTGCTCAAAGAGCTGGACCGGCCTGACCCGATCAAGACAAAGGATTTTGTCGCGCCGGTGCAGCGGTTTTCAGCGGTAGCCGCCGATCACTGGGTCGCGGTAGAGTGA
- a CDS encoding acetamidase/formamidase family protein — translation MCQNCLVKTIHSVNSHFGWDHSFTPVERVAPGTTLQMNCRDSSNGYFTAQSQVADVSVMPFDQINPVTGPIYVEGAEPGDILKITLDSFKPGGFGWTANIPGFGLLADQFQAPALALWHYDTQTLAPAAFGDFAKVPLKPFAGTVGVAPAEAGLHSIVPPRRVGGNLDIRDLAAGSILYLPVEVAGALFSIGDTHAAQGDGEVCGTAIESAMDVVVKLDLIKQTPLATPRFSTPGPVTGHLDSAGYEAFTGIGPDLMQAARQAVANTIDWLCREHRMPAEQAYMLCSVCGDLRISEIVDLPNWVVSFYFPKVVFQ, via the coding sequence ATGTGCCAGAACTGCCTGGTCAAGACCATTCACAGCGTCAACAGCCACTTTGGCTGGGACCACAGCTTTACCCCGGTCGAGCGCGTGGCGCCCGGCACCACCCTGCAGATGAACTGCCGGGATTCGTCCAACGGCTATTTCACTGCGCAATCGCAAGTGGCTGACGTTAGCGTCATGCCCTTCGATCAGATCAACCCGGTCACCGGGCCGATCTACGTCGAGGGTGCCGAGCCTGGCGACATCCTGAAAATTACCCTGGACAGCTTCAAGCCCGGCGGCTTCGGCTGGACCGCCAACATCCCCGGCTTCGGCCTGCTCGCTGATCAGTTCCAGGCGCCCGCCTTAGCGCTGTGGCATTACGACACGCAAACCCTCGCCCCCGCCGCCTTCGGCGATTTCGCCAAGGTGCCGCTCAAGCCGTTCGCCGGCACGGTTGGCGTGGCGCCCGCTGAAGCCGGGCTGCATTCCATCGTGCCGCCCCGTCGGGTCGGCGGCAATCTGGACATCCGCGACCTGGCGGCCGGCAGCATCTTGTACCTGCCGGTGGAAGTCGCCGGCGCGCTCTTTTCCATCGGCGACACCCATGCTGCCCAAGGCGATGGCGAGGTCTGCGGCACTGCCATCGAGAGCGCCATGGACGTGGTGGTCAAGCTTGACCTGATCAAGCAAACGCCCCTGGCCACCCCGCGTTTCAGCACACCCGGCCCGGTCACCGGGCACCTGGACAGCGCCGGCTACGAAGCCTTCACCGGCATCGGCCCGGACTTGATGCAGGCCGCCCGCCAGGCCGTGGCCAACACCATCGACTGGCTGTGCCGCGAGCACCGCATGCCGGCGGAACAGGCGTACATGCTGTGCTCGGTGTGCGGCGATTTGCGCATCAGCGAAATCGTCGACCTACCGAACTGGGTGGTGTCGTTCTATTTTCCGAAAGTGGTGTTCCAGTGA
- a CDS encoding ABC transporter substrate-binding protein, giving the protein MKINALTLAVAATLFTTPLWADTPKSGGDVVVTYQNDVATLDPAIGYDWQNWSMIKSLFGRLMDYKPGTTELVKSLAEDYSISPDGLVYSFTLVKGVKFQNGRELVANDVKYSLERTVNPKTQSPGAGFFSSIVGYEDVTGGKSTTLSGIKVVDDQHLTITLSAPNATFLHIMAINFASVVPKEAVEQWGADFGKHPVGSGAFSLAEWKLGQKLELVKNPNYFQKGLPYVDKITFEIGQDPTVALLRLNKGEVDIAGDGVPPAQFLQFKNDPASKQLLVTGNQLQTGYVTLKTTLPPFDNLKVRQAINMAISKERIVRIINGRAVPANQPLPPAMPGYDTQYKGLPYDVEGAKKLLADAGLAKGFDTELYVMNTDPQPRIAQSIQQDLAKVGIRVQIKSLAQANVIAAGSSKDQAPMVWSGGMAWIADFPDPSNFYGPILGCTGAVEGGWNWSLYCNKALDERAAKADAMARPEQQAERTEAWKKIFTDAMADAPWVPIFNEQRFTVRSKRMGGDDALYVDPVHVPVNYDYIWVK; this is encoded by the coding sequence ATGAAAATCAACGCGCTGACCCTGGCCGTGGCGGCCACGCTGTTTACCACGCCACTGTGGGCCGACACGCCGAAAAGCGGTGGCGATGTGGTGGTGACCTACCAGAACGATGTCGCGACCCTGGACCCGGCCATTGGCTACGACTGGCAGAACTGGTCGATGATCAAAAGCCTGTTCGGCCGCCTGATGGACTACAAGCCCGGCACCACGGAGCTTGTGAAAAGTCTGGCCGAGGACTACAGCATTTCCCCGGACGGGCTGGTGTACAGCTTCACCCTGGTCAAGGGCGTGAAATTCCAGAACGGCCGTGAGCTGGTCGCCAATGACGTGAAGTACTCCCTGGAGCGCACGGTCAACCCGAAAACCCAGAGCCCGGGCGCCGGTTTCTTCAGCTCCATCGTCGGTTATGAAGACGTGACCGGCGGCAAAAGCACGACCCTCAGTGGCATCAAGGTGGTCGATGATCAACACCTGACCATTACGCTCAGCGCGCCAAACGCGACCTTCCTGCACATCATGGCCATCAACTTCGCCTCGGTCGTACCCAAGGAAGCGGTGGAGCAATGGGGCGCCGACTTCGGCAAGCACCCGGTCGGCAGCGGCGCGTTCAGCCTGGCCGAGTGGAAACTGGGGCAGAAACTGGAACTGGTGAAGAACCCGAATTACTTCCAGAAGGGCCTGCCCTACGTCGACAAGATCACCTTCGAAATCGGCCAGGACCCGACCGTTGCGCTGCTGCGCCTGAACAAGGGCGAGGTGGACATTGCCGGCGACGGCGTACCCCCCGCGCAATTTCTGCAGTTCAAGAACGACCCGGCCTCCAAGCAGTTACTGGTCACCGGCAATCAGCTGCAAACCGGCTACGTGACGCTGAAAACCACCCTGCCGCCGTTCGACAATCTCAAGGTGCGCCAGGCCATCAACATGGCCATCAGCAAGGAACGCATCGTGCGCATCATCAATGGTCGCGCGGTGCCGGCGAATCAGCCGTTGCCGCCGGCGATGCCGGGTTACGACACGCAATACAAGGGCCTGCCCTACGACGTCGAGGGCGCGAAAAAGCTGCTCGCCGACGCAGGGCTGGCCAAGGGTTTCGACACCGAGCTGTACGTGATGAACACCGACCCGCAGCCGCGCATTGCCCAGTCGATCCAGCAGGACCTGGCCAAGGTCGGCATACGCGTGCAGATCAAGTCCCTGGCCCAGGCCAACGTGATTGCCGCCGGCAGCTCCAAGGATCAGGCGCCGATGGTGTGGTCCGGCGGCATGGCCTGGATCGCCGACTTCCCGGACCCGTCGAACTTCTACGGCCCGATTCTCGGATGCACCGGCGCGGTCGAAGGCGGCTGGAACTGGTCGTTGTACTGCAACAAGGCCCTGGACGAACGCGCCGCCAAAGCCGACGCCATGGCACGCCCGGAACAACAGGCCGAACGCACTGAAGCCTGGAAGAAGATCTTCACCGATGCCATGGCCGACGCGCCGTGGGTGCCGATCTTCAACGAGCAACGCTTCACCGTGCGCTCCAAGCGCATGGGCGGCGACGACGCGCTGTACGTCGATCCGGTCCACGTGCCGGTCAACTATGACTACATCTGGGTGAAGTGA
- a CDS encoding ABC transporter permease — translation MLPFICRRVGYALLILLGVTFITYLLLFLLPADPARQIAGRSATPEVVAAIRAQLGLDLPFYQQYLSYLGNLLHGDLGRSYIQRTAVSELIGARLRPSLELMAAGIGFELLIGISLGMLAALKRDSFADKLLMAFSFVGVSAPQFIAAMLFLYFFAVQLGWFPLGGYGGASHLMLPALTLGLLGSGWYSRMVRSSMIEVLHQDFIRTARAKGLSRARIVFVHVLPNAIVPVIPMIGIDIGVFMGGLVVVESVFGWPGIGQLAWQSIQQVDIPVIVGVTTLSAVAIVLGNLLADLVIPLVDPRIDIKQH, via the coding sequence ATGCTGCCGTTCATTTGCCGCCGGGTCGGTTACGCGCTGCTGATTCTGCTGGGGGTGACGTTTATCACCTACCTGCTGCTGTTCCTGCTGCCCGCCGACCCGGCGCGGCAAATCGCCGGGCGCAGCGCGACCCCTGAGGTGGTCGCGGCAATTCGTGCGCAACTGGGGCTGGACCTGCCCTTCTATCAGCAATACCTGAGTTACCTGGGCAACCTGCTCCACGGCGACCTTGGCCGCTCGTACATCCAGCGCACCGCGGTAAGCGAGCTGATCGGCGCGCGACTGCGGCCTTCGCTGGAACTGATGGCCGCCGGGATCGGCTTCGAGCTGTTGATCGGCATCAGCCTGGGCATGCTCGCCGCGCTCAAGCGCGACAGCTTCGCCGACAAGCTGCTGATGGCGTTCTCCTTCGTCGGTGTGTCGGCGCCGCAATTCATCGCCGCGATGCTGTTTCTGTACTTCTTCGCCGTGCAACTGGGCTGGTTCCCCCTGGGGGGCTATGGCGGCGCGAGCCATTTGATGTTGCCGGCGCTGACCCTCGGGCTGCTCGGCAGCGGCTGGTATTCGCGCATGGTCCGCTCTTCAATGATCGAAGTGCTGCATCAGGATTTCATCCGCACGGCACGGGCCAAGGGCCTGAGCCGGGCGCGGATCGTGTTCGTGCACGTGCTGCCCAACGCGATCGTGCCGGTGATCCCGATGATCGGCATCGACATCGGCGTGTTCATGGGCGGGCTGGTGGTGGTCGAGTCGGTGTTCGGCTGGCCGGGCATCGGTCAGCTCGCCTGGCAATCCATTCAGCAAGTCGACATTCCGGTCATCGTCGGCGTCACCACGCTGTCGGCGGTGGCCATCGTGCTGGGCAACCTGCTGGCGGATCTGGTGATCCCGCTGGTGGACCCGCGCATCGACATCAAGCAGCACTGA
- a CDS encoding ABC transporter permease, translated as MNTLKALLRRPAVAVSLLFIVTVVLLAALAPWLSPFDPDEQFVEGLTMEGAPMAPATPYWMGTDLLGRDLLSRLIFGARTSLFIGVLANGLAVLIGTLVGLTAGFVRGWLGSVLMRLTDLMMAFPALLLAIALSAIFQPSVWIVAMVIAMVNWVQIARVIYAETVALSARDFVAVERTLGASSLRILFSHLLPHLLPTILVWATLGISTTVLLEATLSYLGVGVQPPTPSWGNIIFESQTYFTSAPWLVFIPGAAIILLSLAFNLVGDALRDELDPTLKGRR; from the coding sequence ATGAACACCCTCAAAGCCCTGTTGCGCCGGCCAGCGGTGGCGGTGTCGCTGTTGTTTATCGTCACCGTGGTGCTGCTGGCGGCGCTGGCGCCGTGGCTAAGCCCCTTCGATCCGGATGAGCAATTCGTCGAAGGCCTGACGATGGAAGGCGCACCGATGGCCCCGGCGACGCCGTACTGGATGGGCACCGACCTGCTCGGCCGTGACCTGCTGTCGCGGTTGATCTTCGGCGCGCGCACCTCGCTATTCATAGGCGTGCTGGCCAACGGGCTGGCGGTGTTGATCGGCACGCTGGTGGGTCTGACCGCAGGTTTTGTGCGCGGCTGGCTCGGCAGCGTGTTGATGCGCCTGACCGACCTGATGATGGCTTTCCCTGCGCTGCTGTTGGCAATCGCCCTGTCGGCGATTTTCCAGCCCAGCGTGTGGATCGTGGCCATGGTCATTGCGATGGTCAACTGGGTGCAGATCGCCCGGGTCATCTACGCCGAAACCGTGGCGCTGAGCGCCCGAGACTTTGTCGCCGTGGAGCGCACCCTCGGCGCCAGTTCCCTGCGCATTCTGTTCTCGCACCTGTTGCCCCATCTGCTGCCGACCATTCTGGTGTGGGCGACGCTGGGGATATCCACCACGGTATTGCTGGAAGCCACCTTGTCGTACCTGGGCGTGGGCGTACAACCGCCAACGCCCAGCTGGGGCAACATCATTTTCGAAAGCCAGACCTACTTCACCTCGGCTCCGTGGCTGGTGTTCATCCCGGGCGCGGCGATCATCCTGCTGTCCCTGGCGTTCAACCTGGTCGGCGACGCCCTGCGCGACGAACTCGACCCCACACTCAAGGGGCGTCGCTGA